GCTGGGCACGGAGCAGCGCCACGCCCCCGCCGACCACGACGCCTTCCTCGATCGCGGCCCGTGTGGCGGCCAGCGCGTCCTCGAGACGCGAGCGGCGCTCGCGCATCTCGATCTCGGTCGCGCCGCCGACGTAGACCACCGCGATCCCGCCCTGCAGCTTCGAGAGCCGGGCGCGGAGCTGGCTCTTCTCGTGATCGGAATCGCAGCGCGAGAGCTCGCGCTCGAGCTGCCGCAGGCGCTCGCGGATCTCCGTCTGGCGGCCACCGCCTTCGACCAGCGTGGTGCTCTCGCGATCGACGACCACCCGCTTCACCCTGCCGAAGTCCTCGGACTCGACCCGCTCGAGCGTGGTCCCGCGCTCGGCGCTCACGATCCGCGCGCCGGTGAGGACGGCCAGGTCCTCCATCAGCGCCCGGCGCTCGTCGCCGATCGCCGGCGCCTTGACCGCCACCGACGCCAGCGTGCCGCGCAGCCGGTTCACCACCATCATGGCGAGCGCTTCGCCTTCGACGTCATCCGCCACCACCAGCAGCGGCCGGCGGGTCCGCGCGGCAGTCTCGAGGACGTGGAGGAGCTGCTGCGAGGACGAGAGCTTGACGTCGGTGAGCAGCACCAGCGCGTTCTCGAGCGTCACCGACATGGCTTCCGGATCGGTGACGAAGTAAGGCGACAGATAGCCGCGATCGAAGCGCAGCCCTTCCACCACCTCGAGCTTGGTCTCGAAGCCGTGGCCATCCTCGATCGAGACCATTCCCTGGCGGCCGACCCGCTCGAGCGCCTCGGCGATCAGCTCCCCCATCGCGCGGTCGTGGTTGGCGGCCACGCTCGCCACACGCACGATGTCGGCCCGGCCCTCGATCGGCGTCGAGAGCCGCCGCAGCTCGTCGACCACGATGCCCACCGCGTGATCGATCCCGCGCTTGATCGCCATCGGGTGCGCGCCCGACGACACCGCGCGCAAGCCTTCGCCGACGATGCGGTGCGCGAGCACGGTGGCGGTGGTGGTGCCGTCCCCCGCCGTCTCGCCGGTCTTGGTG
The Candidatus Eisenbacteria bacterium genome window above contains:
- the groL gene encoding chaperonin GroEL (60 kDa chaperone family; promotes refolding of misfolded polypeptides especially under stressful conditions; forms two stacked rings of heptamers to form a barrel-shaped 14mer; ends can be capped by GroES; misfolded proteins enter the barrel where they are refolded when GroES binds); protein product: MGKRIEFDDAARAALWRGVDQLAGAVRVTLGPRGRNVVIHRRDGPPTITNDGLTIAREIELENPFENMGVLLLREVATKTGETAGDGTTTATVLAHRIVGEGLRAVSSGAHPMAIKRGIDHAVGIVVDELRRLSTPIEGRADIVRVASVAANHDRAMGELIAEALERVGRQGMVSIEDGHGFETKLEVVEGLRFDRGYLSPYFVTDPEAMSVTLENALVLLTDVKLSSSQQLLHVLETAARTRRPLLVVADDVEGEALAMMVVNRLRGTLASVAVKAPAIGDERRALMEDLAVLTGARIVSAERGTTLERVESEDFGRVKRVVVDRESTTLVEGGGRQTEIRERLRQLERELSRCDSDHEKSQLRARLSKLQGGIAVVYVGGATEIEMRERRSRLEDALAATRAAIEEGVVVGGGVALLRAQRAIEAQGGAGDEGHGRGIVRRALEEPARQIADNAGEDGALALANIRRGEGPFGYDALSGGYGDLIAAGVLDAAKVARSALQNAASIGGLVLTTDAIVVEAPEEEGEEPPEE